CCGAAGGTGACGACCGCGCCCGCGGCCCGGTCCTCCACCAGGCGCGCCACGTCCTCGACCAGCAGCGGGCGGTCGGCGACCTCGGCGAGCAGCACCGCCGCGTGCTCGCGGACCGGCTCCGAGGTGGCCTCGGCGGCCGGATCGACCTCGCCGCCGGGCACGTGATCACCGCCGTGGAGCTGGTCCACCGCGTGGTCGAGCACGCCGTCGAGCACGCCGAGCCCGTCGGCGACCCCGCCGCGCGAACCCGGCAGGTTGACGATCAGCGTCCGCCCGCTCACACCGGCCACGCCGCGGGACAGCACGGCCGTCGGCACCTGCGGCAGCCCCGCCGCGCGCACCGCGTCGGCCAAACCGGGGATCTGGTGGTCCAGCACCTCGGCTGTGACCTCGGGCGTGCGGTCGGTCGGGTTGATCCCCGTACCGCCGGTCGTGATCACCACCGTGATCTCGGCGGCCACGGCGTCCCGCAGCGCCCGGCCCACGGGCTCCCCGTCCGGCACGACCACCGGATCGCCGACCTCGAAACCGCGCTCGCGCAACCACTCCACGATGACGGGGCCGGTGCGGTCGGTGTACACGCCTGCCGCGGCGCGGTTCGACGCGGCCACGACACGAGCGGAGCGGGCTGGCATGGGCGGAACTCCTTGCGATCGCGGGCAGGCACGACGGGGACGTCACGTCGCCGCGCCGAACTCCAGACTACGAGCCGCCACCGGCAGCGGGACGATCAGTCCTCGCGAACCCAGGTGCCCGTTTTGCCGCCTTCCTTGCGCTCGACGCGGACGGCGTCGAGCACCGCGGCCGGATCGACCGCTTTGATCATGTCGTGCAGCGCGAGGCCGGCGCCGGTGACGGCGGTCAACGCCTCCATCTCGACACCGGTCCGGTCGGTGGTGCGCACCGTGGCCGTGATCCGGACCTCCGCGTCACCGAGGTCCAGCTGCACCTTCACACCGGACAGCGCGATCGGATGGCACAACGGGACCAGGTCCGGCGTCCGCTTCGCCGCCATGATCCCCGCGATCCGCGCGGTCGCCAGCGCATCGCCCTTGGGCAACCCGTCCCGCCGCACCAGCGCGAGGACTTCCGCGGTGGTTCGCACGACCCCGGTGGCCACGGCGGTCCGGGCGGTCGCCTCCTTCGCGGAGACGTCGACCATGCGAGCCGCCCCCGACTCGTCCACGTGCGTGAGCTCGTCCTGCGCCATACCGCAGAACCTTACGGCCCGCCCTTGATCTTGCCTTCCCAGGTGAGCGGCACCGTTGGTCCTCGTCCTGTCAGCGGCGAAGCCGCTGAGCAGCGACCCAGCACGCAACCGGACCACCCGCGGGTTCTCAGCTGCTTCCTCGCGAGGACAGCTTTTTTCCTCGTGGCGGAGCCACTAGGGAAAAAGATCCCGCAGCGAGGAAGCAGCTGAGGTTCCGCCACCCGACCACACGCCCAAACCGACCGGGCGGGCACTCCGGGCTCAGTAGTCGAGGTCTTCTGCCATTGACCAGGGCATCGAGGAACCGCCGTGCGAGGGCTGCTCGGTGCGGCCCGCGATGGCGGCCTTGCGGACGGCTTCGGCGACGGCCGGGGCGACCGTGGTGTCGAAGACGCTCGGCACGATGAACGACGGGTTGACCCGCTCCTCGCCGTCGACGACGTCGGCGATCGCGTTCGACGCCGCGATCATCATGTCGTCGGTGATCTCGTGGGCGTGCGCGTCGAGCAGGCCGCGGAAGAAGCCGGGGAACGCGAGCACGTTGTTGATCTGGTTCGGGTAGTCGCTGCGGCCGGTGGCGACGACCTTGGCGTGCTGCTGCGCCTCCAGCGGGTCGATCTCCGGGTCCGGGTTGGCCAGCGCGAACACGATCGCGTCGTCGTGCATGGTGGCCACGTCGTCGCCGCTGAGCAGGTTCGGCGCCGACACCCCGATGAACACGTCGGCTCCGTTGACCGCGTCGGACAGGGTGCCGGTGCGCCCGTCGACGTTGGTGCCCGCCGCGATGGAGCGGAGGTTCTCGTCCTCGTCGCCGCGCCCGCTGTGGACGATGCCGTCGATGTCCACGGCGATGATGTCGGCGGGCTTCTTGTGCTGGAGCAGCCGGATGATCGCCGAGCCCGCGGCACCGACGCCGCAGACCACGATGCGGCAGTCCTCGATGTTCTTGCCGACGACCCGCAGCGCGTTGCGCAGCGCGCCCAGCACCACGATGGCGGTGCCGTGCTGGTCGTCGTGGAACACGGGGATGTTCAGCTTGTCCCGCAGCCGCGCCTCGATCTCGAAGCAACGCGGCGCGGCGATGTCCTCCAGGTTGATGCCGCCGTAGACCGGCGCGATGAGCTCGACCGCGCGGATGATCTCCTCGGTGTCCTGGGTGTCGAGGCACACCGGCCAGGCGTTGACGCCGGCGAACTTCTTGAACAGCGCCGCCTTGCCCTCCATCACGGGCAGCGCGGCCTCCGGGCCGATGTTGCCGAGGCCGAGCACGGCGGAGCCGTCGGTGACCACGGCGACCGAGTTCCGCTTGATCGTCAGCCGCCGGGCGTCCTCGGGGTTCTCCGCGATGGCCGTGCACACCCGCGCCACGCCGGGCGTGTAGGCGCGGGAGAGGTCGTCGCGGTTGGCGAGCGCGACCCGCGAGCTCACCTCGATCTTCCCGCCGAGGTGGACGAGGAAGGTCCGGTCGGAGATCTTGCGGACCTTGACGCCGGGCAGTTCGCCGAGCCGGTCGGTGATGTCGCTGGCGTGGTCGGCCGACAGCGCGTTGCAGGTGATGTCCACGACGATGCGGTCGGCGTGCGATTCGACGACGTCGAACGCGGTGATGACACCGCCCGCCCGGCCGATGGCGCTGGCGAGGTCGCCCGCCGCGCTGGCCGACGGCGGCGCCTCCACTCGGACCGTGATCGAGTAACCCGGACCTGGAACCGGCATGGCCACACCCCTGTCGCGCGCGAAGTTTCAACTTGAACGCCGGGCCCGAAGCACACCACTCGGGGCTGGGGCAAGATCCAGCGCCCACCAAAGCCATTGAACTTCACCCGGCGGAGAAAAAGCCTAGAACTTTCTCAAGTGTGATTGACGTCCGGCACGGTTACCGACGGGTCGGTCTTGACAACGAGCTCCCCGAACGCACGAAAGCCCCGGATCCGCGCGGGATCCGGGGCCGGTGCGCGAGCGGCCGAAGCCGCCCGAAGTCACTTGTTGATCTTGGTGACGGGGTGCTCGTACGGGAACGTGCCCTCGTCGAAGGGGAACGTGACGTCACCGAACGGCGACAGCGCGCCCTGCTTGTCGGCGACCAGCTCGCTGACCGGGTGCTCCCCGTCGCCCACGTGCGGCCACGTCGGGTCGATGCGGTCCTTCTTCGCGTTGCCACCGGCCACGGTGATCCTCCGGAAAGTCGTCGTGGGCGTACGACCCCCAGTTTGCCCGATCCGGCGGCGCGATCGAACCCCGCCCTGCCCGATACGACGCGAATCACCCGCCGTCGGAGCGCCCGCTCGCGGCACCCGGCGCTCGCCGTGCCTGATCACTCACGATCCGAGGGCTGCGCAGGGGGGACTCGGTATCGTGGCGGGGATGGCTTCACTCGCGGACTCCCTGCGGGCACGCGGCGACGAGGACCTCACGGCCTTGCTGCGCATGCGGCCCGACCTGGCCACGCCCCCGCCGGCGGACACGTCCGTGCTGGCCACCCGCGCGGGGGTGCGCTCGTCGGTGGCGCGCGCCTGCGAGGACCTGGACTCGTTCGCGCTGTCCACCTTGGAAGCCCTGGTGCTGCTGGACGCGGATTCGGCGCCGGTCCCGCTGGACGCGGTCGCCGAGATGCTCGGCTCGGGCGTGACCCCGCAGCGGACCCGGCGGGCCGTGGAGGAGCTGCGGCGCCGCGCGCTGGTCTGGGGCGAGGACGCCGAGCTCGCCGTGGTGCCCACCGCGCGGGAGGCGCTGCCCGCGTTCCCCGCCGGGCTGGGCCGACCCGCCGACGACCTCACCCCCGACGCCGCGGACGCCGCGCTCGCCGAACTCGACGAGCAGGAGCGGGACCTCGTCAGCAAGCTCGCCGGCTCGCGGCCGATCGGGCGCACCAAGGACGCCGGGCGCGGGATCACCGCCGACGAGGCGGCGACGCCGGTGCAGCGGCTGCTCGCGAAGGGCCTGCTGCTGCGCCGCGACACCGAGACCGTGGAGCTGCCCCGCCAGCTCGCGTTCGCGGTCCGCGGCGCCGACCCGATGGGGCCGGTGGAGCCGGAGGAACCGCTGCTCGACCTCGTCGCCCACGACCAGGCCACGGTGGACTCCACCGCCGCGGGCGAAGTGCTGGAACTGCTGCGGCACCTGGAGTCGATGCTGCACCTGTGGAGCGAGGACCCGCCGGACGTGCTGCGCTCCGGCGGCATCGGGGTGCGCGACATCCGCCGCGCCGCGAAGGAGCTCGACGTCGACGAAGCCCGGGTGTCGCTGCTGGTGGAGCTGGCGGTGGCCGCGAACCTCCTCGCCGCCACCGACGGCGGCGAACCGCGGTGGACGCTCACCTACGGCGCCGACACCTGGCTCGCTTCCGGACCGGAGCAGCGGTGGGCACCGCTGGCGAAGAGCTGGGTGGAGCTGCCCCGGCTGCCGGGCCTGATCGGGGCGCGCGACGAGAAGGACCGCCTGCTGGGCCCGTTGTCCGAGGAGTTGCGCCGCCCGCTGGCGCCCCGCGACCGGCACCGGATCCTCGGCCTGCTCGACGAACTCCCCGGCGGGCACGGGGTGCGCGCCGCCGACGACGCGGCGGCCGTGCTGGCCTGGCGCGCTCCGCGCCGCGGTGGCCGGCTGCGCGACGACCTGGTGCGCTGGACGCTGCGGGAGGCGACGGCGCTGGGCGTCGTCGCGCTGGGCGCGCTGTCGAGCGCCGGGCGCGCGGTGCTGTTCGACGACGCGAGCACGGCGGCGCAGGTGCTGACCTCGGCGCTGCCGGAACCGCTGGACCACGTGCTGGTGCAGGCGGACCTGACGGTCGTCGCGCCCGGCAGGCTCGAACCGGACCTGGCCGCGGACATGAACCTCGTGGCCGATGTGGAGTCCGCGGGCAGCGCCACCGTCTACCGGGTCGGCGAGAGCAGCGTACGCCGCGCGCTCGACGCGGGCCGCAGCGCCGACGAGCTGCACGCGCTGTTCCGCGACCGGTCCCGCACCCCCATCCCGCAGGGCTTGACGTACCTGATCGACGACGTGGCGCGCAGGCACGGCAGGCTCCGCGCGGGCACCGCGTCGGCCTTCCTGCGCTGCGACGATTCGGTGCTGCTGGCGGAAGTGCTGGCCAGTCCCGGCATCGGCGAGCTGGAACTGCGCCGCATCGCGCCCACCGTGCTGGTGAGCCCGCTACCGCTGGTGGAGGTGCTGGACGGCCTGCGAGCGGCCGGGTTCGCCCCCGCCGCCGAAGGCCCCGACGGCCAGATCCTGGACCTGCGTTCCGACGGCCACCGGGTGCGCGGTCGCGCCAGGACGACTCAGCAGGCGGCGCTGCCCACCCCGCCCGGCGAGGAGCAGCTCGC
This window of the Saccharopolyspora gloriosae genome carries:
- the moaC gene encoding cyclic pyranopterin monophosphate synthase MoaC — encoded protein: MAQDELTHVDESGAARMVDVSAKEATARTAVATGVVRTTAEVLALVRRDGLPKGDALATARIAGIMAAKRTPDLVPLCHPIALSGVKVQLDLGDAEVRITATVRTTDRTGVEMEALTAVTGAGLALHDMIKAVDPAAVLDAVRVERKEGGKTGTWVRED
- a CDS encoding helicase-associated domain-containing protein; this translates as MASLADSLRARGDEDLTALLRMRPDLATPPPADTSVLATRAGVRSSVARACEDLDSFALSTLEALVLLDADSAPVPLDAVAEMLGSGVTPQRTRRAVEELRRRALVWGEDAELAVVPTAREALPAFPAGLGRPADDLTPDAADAALAELDEQERDLVSKLAGSRPIGRTKDAGRGITADEAATPVQRLLAKGLLLRRDTETVELPRQLAFAVRGADPMGPVEPEEPLLDLVAHDQATVDSTAAGEVLELLRHLESMLHLWSEDPPDVLRSGGIGVRDIRRAAKELDVDEARVSLLVELAVAANLLAATDGGEPRWTLTYGADTWLASGPEQRWAPLAKSWVELPRLPGLIGARDEKDRLLGPLSEELRRPLAPRDRHRILGLLDELPGGHGVRAADDAAAVLAWRAPRRGGRLRDDLVRWTLREATALGVVALGALSSAGRAVLFDDASTAAQVLTSALPEPLDHVLVQADLTVVAPGRLEPDLAADMNLVADVESAGSATVYRVGESSVRRALDAGRSADELHALFRDRSRTPIPQGLTYLIDDVARRHGRLRAGTASAFLRCDDSVLLAEVLASPGIGELELRRIAPTVLVSPLPLVEVLDGLRAAGFAPAAEGPDGQILDLRSDGHRVRGRARTTQQAALPTPPGEEQLAELIAQLRSGDRAGSVRRGSAMSPERGRPSAEATLRLLRDAAAQQRSVWLGFVNSNGVSSQVVVQPVSVGGGVLQGVDRGSGEPGRFPLHRITSVAVVED
- a CDS encoding NAD-dependent malic enzyme; the encoded protein is MPVPGPGYSITVRVEAPPSASAAGDLASAIGRAGGVITAFDVVESHADRIVVDITCNALSADHASDITDRLGELPGVKVRKISDRTFLVHLGGKIEVSSRVALANRDDLSRAYTPGVARVCTAIAENPEDARRLTIKRNSVAVVTDGSAVLGLGNIGPEAALPVMEGKAALFKKFAGVNAWPVCLDTQDTEEIIRAVELIAPVYGGINLEDIAAPRCFEIEARLRDKLNIPVFHDDQHGTAIVVLGALRNALRVVGKNIEDCRIVVCGVGAAGSAIIRLLQHKKPADIIAVDIDGIVHSGRGDEDENLRSIAAGTNVDGRTGTLSDAVNGADVFIGVSAPNLLSGDDVATMHDDAIVFALANPDPEIDPLEAQQHAKVVATGRSDYPNQINNVLAFPGFFRGLLDAHAHEITDDMMIAASNAIADVVDGEERVNPSFIVPSVFDTTVAPAVAEAVRKAAIAGRTEQPSHGGSSMPWSMAEDLDY
- a CDS encoding molybdenum cofactor biosynthesis protein MoaE, with translation MPARSARVVAASNRAAAGVYTDRTGPVIVEWLRERGFEVGDPVVVPDGEPVGRALRDAVAAEITVVITTGGTGINPTDRTPEVTAEVLDHQIPGLADAVRAAGLPQVPTAVLSRGVAGVSGRTLIVNLPGSRGGVADGLGVLDGVLDHAVDQLHGGDHVPGGEVDPAAEATSEPVREHAAVLLAEVADRPLLVEDVARLVEDRAAGAVVTFGGVVRDHDGGRGVTELEYVGHPSAEEVIREVAAELAGRHEGVRALAVAHRVGLLAIGDVALACAVAAEHRKEAFAVCAELVDEVKRRLPIWKRQVFTDTTEEWVNCP